The following proteins are encoded in a genomic region of Labeo rohita strain BAU-BD-2019 chromosome 5, IGBB_LRoh.1.0, whole genome shotgun sequence:
- the nf2a gene encoding NF2, moesin-ezrin-radixin like (MERLIN) tumor suppressor a produces MASVLASKMGLNSLRRKQAKTFNVTVVTMDADLEFSCELKWKGKDLFELVCRTLGLRETWFFGLRFDVKDTVAWLKMDKKVLDHDMPKEEPIVFHFLAKFYPENAEEELVQDITQHLFFLQVSHWLRWV; encoded by the exons atgGCAAGTGTCCTTGCATCAAAAATGGGGCTCAACTCCCTTCGGAGGAAACAAGCTAAAACCTTCAACGTCACAGTTGTTACAATGGATGCAGACTTAGAGTTCAGCTGTGAG CTGAAGTGGAAAGGAAAGGATTTGTTTGAACTTGTGTGCCGGACACTGGGACTCAGGGAGACCTGGTTTTTTGGTCTGCGGTTTGACGTCAAAGACACTGTGGCATGGCTGAAAATGGACAAGAAG GTTTTGGATCATGATATGCCCAAAGAAGAGCCCATAGTGTTTCATTTCCTGGCCAAGTTTTACCCAGAGAATGCTGAAGAAGAACTGGTGCAAGATATAACACAGCACCTCTTCTTCCTGCAGGTGAGTCATTGGCTCAGGTGGGTTTAG